Below is a window of Mucilaginibacter sp. PAMC 26640 DNA.
TTACCTCTAAAGTAGGGCGGGTGCCGGTACGCTCAAAAGTGGTGTAGCCCTTTTCGCCCCATACTTCAGCAATATCCAAGTCTGTTTTATATGCTGCTTCATCGTATGGTGCAGCGTTCAATTCCGCTCGCTCGGTTTCGGTAAGCTCCTGCACATCATGGTAAAAGCCGGGAATGGTGATATGGTTGTCCTCATCGTGCAAGGATGCGATCATTTTAGCCAAAATCGTGGCCGGGTTTGCTACAGCACCACCATATACGCCCGAGTGCAGATCGCGGTTGGGGCCGGTTACTTCTACCTCCAGATAAGATAGTCCGCGCAGGCCGGTTTCCAATGATGGGTGCTCCATGCTGATCATCGAGGTATCAGATATCAGTACCACATCTGCTTTTAAACGCTGTTTATGTTCTTTAACAAAAATGCCGAGGTTGTTTGAGCCAACTTCTTCCTCACCCTCTATCATGAATTTGATATTGCAGGGCAGGGTATCGGTTTGCATCATCAGTTCAAATGCTTTAACGTGCATATAAAACTGGCCTTTATCATCGCAGGCGCCACGGGCATAAATTTTGCCATCGCGGATGGTTGGTTCAAAGGGAGGTGTTTTCCAGAGTTCCAGCGGATCTGCAGGTTGCACATCATAGTGGCCGTAAACTAAAACCGTAGGCAAGGAAGCATCGATGATCTTCTCACCATAAACGATTGGATAACCGGCCGTTTGGCAAACTTCTACCTTTTCGGCACCGGCATCAACTAGTTTTTTGGCTACAAAATCGGCGGCGTTTAAAACGTCGGCTTTGTATTTTGGGTCGGCGCTAACGGATGGAAAACGCAGGAGTTCAAAAAGTTCGTCCAGTAAACGCTGTTTGTTTTCTTCTATATATTGCTTGATGATTTGCATAGCAGATTTATTTGCAGCAAATATAGTGTTGTTGAGAGAATTTAGCGCAAAGCGAGGGCGCCTGGATTTTAACCAGGCTTGCCTGCCCGTCCCATAAATGGGACGGCAATAAAGCAGTCTTTAATTGAGGGTTCAAAGCGCTTCGTTGTCGTCGGCTAAAGCCGGCGGAAAAGAGCGAGGTGAGCAAGCTCACCATCTGCTCCGTCCCATAAATGGGACGGCAATTAAGCAGTCTTTAATTGAGGGTTCAAAGCGCTTCGTTGTCGTCGGCTAAAGCCGGCGGAAAAGAGCGAGGTGAGCAAGCTCACCATCTGCTCCGTCCCATAAATGGGACGGCAATTAAGCACTCTCTAATTGAGGGTTCAAAGCGCTTCGTTGTCGTCGGCTAAAGCCGGCGGAAAAGAGCGAGGTGAGCAAGCTCACCATCTGCTCCGTCCCATAAATGGGACGGCAATTAAGCACTCTCTGGTTGAGGATTTAATGCACTTCTTTGTCGTCGGCTAAAGCCGGCGGAAAAGAGCGCGGTGAGCAAGCTCACCATCTGCTCCGTCCCATAAATGGGGCGGCAATGAAGCACTCTCTGGTTGTGGATTTAAAGCACTTCTTTGCCGCCGGCTTTAGCCGACGGCTAAAAAGGTGTACAGGTGCCTGCAATTTTTGGCTGCTATTATACCTTCTCCACTACTACAGCAGTGCCATAAGCTAAGACCTCGGTAATACCCTGCATTACCTCATTCGCGTCGTATCGCATGTTTACGATACCGGTAGCGCCCAAAGCCTGGGCATGTTGAATCATCAATTGGTAGGCTTCTTCACGGGCATTTTCGCAAAGTTCTACATATACAGAGAGCCTGCCACCGAACAACGACTGGATGCCGCCGGCGAAATTACCCACAACGCTACGGCTGCGAACGGTTATGCCGCGTACAACGCCCAAATGTTTGGTGATCTTATATCCTTCTAAACCGGTGCTGGTAGTGATGAGTGATGTGTTCATAGTGTTTATAATGTTTTATTTAGATGTTAGTTTTTTAAAAATGTTACCAAGGCAGGGTTTACAATGTCTGGCTGTTCAATAAATGGCAGGTGTGCAGCATCATCCACCGGCAAAAATTCGCTTTTTAATACGTTTTTTATGTCATCGCTATAGGTAAAAGGCACCGTCTTGTCATCCCTTCCCCAAATTAAGAGTACCTTTTTATGCTTAGCGTTCAATTCGGTATAAACTTCGCGGGCATTAAAATTATAGTTAAACTGGGTGGACACCAGTGCTTGCCGAAAGCCTTTGTACTCCATCTGCGGGGTATACTGCTGTACCCAGGTAGGGTGTTTATCAGGTTCTTTAAAATCGGATAATTGCCCGAGCGCCCTTTTATCGGCACCTAATGCCTCTTTAAAAGTAGTAATAAAAGGCAGCAGGTCGGGTTTATCAAATTTGTAAACCGGATCTATCAATATCACTTTATCCACCATCTCCGGGTATGCATTGGTAAAATCAGCGGCTACAGCCCCGCCAAATGAAACGCCTGCCAGGCTCACTGGTTCTTTGAGGTGCAGTTTTTGAATCAGCTCTTTCAGTTGCGTAAGGTAAAGTTCTTTATTGTAAACAACATTGGGCCGGTCGGAGTAGCCGCGGCCAAATTCATCATACCGCAATACACGGAAACCATGCTCGGTTAAATATTCATAGGTACCGTTCCAGATATAATAGGGTACGCTGAAACCGTGGATTAACACCACCACTTTGCCGGAGTCGGGGCCATCCAGTTCGTAATGTGTAACCCCCTGGCTGGTTTCTACATAAAGCCCGTTAGTGTTTTTACGCAAGTTGTAAGTAAGTTCTTTAGTTTCTTTGTTCAAGCTGAAGAACATAGCGGCAATTACACCGGCTCCAATAAAAAGCAGAACGAGAATAACCTTTAGCAGGTTTTTGAAAAATTTCATTGTGGGGGAGAATAAGGTTTTATTAAAGGTTAAAAGTAATGGAATTATTTAATTTTACGCCACATCCTAATTCAATATATAATGCGGATAACTTTAATCGGATCGGGAAATGTTGCTACCCACCTGGCGGCGGCGCTTAAAAATGCCGGGCACCGGATAGTACAGGTTTACAGCCCTAACATGCATAATGCTGCTTTGCTGGCCTATCATGTAGGGGCCACCGCCGTTGATAGCCTGGCCGATGTGAGCGCGGAGACCGATCTATTTATCATAGCCGTAAAGGATGATGCTATTGCAGAACTTGTGCCTCGATTGTCTGCCCATCAAAAACTCATTGTACATACATCCGGTGCGGTGAGCCTGCAAACGCTGCTGGAATTTACAACAAATGCCGGGATATTTTACCCGCTGCAAACTTTCAGCAAAACAAAAGAGCTGGATTTTTGGCAGGTACCGCTGTGTATTGAAGGCGCCGATGAGCAGATCACCAAACACCTGGAAGAACTGGCCCGTACCATCAGTAATAATGTTTACCGCGTAAGTTCCGCGCAGCGTAAAGTTTTGCATCTTGCTGCGGTTTTTGCCTGCAACTTTACCAATTACCTTTACGGTATAGCGCAGGGACTTTTGCAGGAAAACGAATTAAGTTTCGACATGCTTCGCCCGCTGATTGCCGAAACTGCCGACAAGATAAAGGTGCATTCACCGGCATTGGTACAAACCGGGCCGGCGATCCGAAATGACGAAAAAACAATGCAAGCGCATTTGCAAATGCTTGAGGGAAAGGCCGGATTAAAGAAAATTTATCAATTACTAAGTCAGGATATTATCAAAAACGATAACTTGGGTAACGGGGATAAGTAATTTTGTTACTTTTGCCAAAATGAATATTTTTAAGCTAAAGATAAACTTTGAAGAAAAGGATCACGACACGATCGAGCTCCCTATTGCCGAAGGTGAGTCTGTTTTAGACGTTTGCCTGGAAAACGGCATAGATTTACAGCATAATTGCGGCGGCGTTTGCGGTTGCAGCACCTGCCATGTATATGTAAACAAAGGCATGGACAGCCTGCAGGAGATCTCTGATAAAGAAGAAGACTTTATCGACAGGGCGGTGAACCCGCGTATTACCTCACGCCTGGGTTGCCAGTGCGTAGTAATAGATGGCGATATAGAAGTTACCCTGCCCGACCAGTCGGATTTTATGGGGCACTAATTAAATTTGAGCACCAAACGTAAATAACCATACGTTAAGTACATATAAAATGACGAACGACAAATTTGCGCTTCCTATTCAATGGAACGACTACGAAGATATAGCCATGAGCCTTTACGAAAAGTTTGGCGATGATTTTAGCGAATCAAAGATCTACCGCATCCGGTTTACCGAATTGGTGGATTGGGTACTTTCTCTCCCTAACTTTGCCGGTACCCGCGAGCAATCAAACGAAGGCCATTTGGAGCAAATTCAAAGTGCCTGGGTTTACGAGTGGCGGGACAATCAATAATTTGTAATGTGCAGATGTGCAAATTACATATGTGCAGATGAACTTTCCTATTCGGTAAAATTAAAACAAATCGGTGCAATCCCTAAAAAATCGGTGTAATCCTAAACCATGGAATCCTTTTTAAACAAGCTTAAAGACATAACAACTTTTATTTTTGACGTGGACGGTGTGCTAACCGACGGTTCGATCTCCGTTACCGAAACCGGCATCCAGAGCCGTGCCTTTAATATAAAGGATGGGTATGCTTTACAACTGGCCGTTAAAAGCGGTTATAATGTGGCCGCAATTTCGGGGAGCCGCAGTAAAAGCGCTCTGTTCCGGTTAAATAGCCTGGGTATCAATGATGTTTATTTGGGTGCTCATACTAAAACCGAGCGTTTTAAGATCTACGTGGAGGAAAAAAGCATCAATCCATCAAACGTGCTTTACATGGCCGATGATATCCCCGATTTGGGGGTAATGAAAATGGTTGGCCTGCCCGTTTGCCCAGCTGATGCCTGTGAAGAGATCAAAGCCGTTAGTGCATTTGTTTCTCCCTATGCTGGTGGTAAGGGCTGCGTTCGGGATATCATCGAAAAGGTGATGAAGATTCAGGGCAAGTGGATGAACGAACAGGCCTATAGCTGGTAGGTAGTCGATGGTCCATAGTCAATGGGCCGTAGCAGAAATTTAAATGAAGGTTATCCATAGACTATCGTCTATGGACTATGGTCTAAAAAGGCAATGAAAAATTTAAAACTCATTCTCGCATCCAAATCCCCCCGCCGGCAAGAGCTTTTAAAACTGATGGATATCGAATTCCGTGTGGTTTTAAAAGAAGTTGATGAATCTTACCCTGAAGGATTGACACCCGCCGAAATAGCACTTTACATTGCTGTTAAAAAAGCTGAAGCCTTTGATGAGGATGTTACCGATGAGGTGGTTTTAACAGCCGATACCATAGTGGCTATAGATGGTTTAATATTGGGAAAACCGGAAAATGCCGACCATGCTGTGGAAATGCTACAACGCTTATCTGGCAAGGTGCACGAAGTTTACACCGGGGTTTGCCTGCTGCATCATCACCAATACAATAAATTTTACGACAGGAGCGAAGTTTTTTTTCGCAAGCTAACCGATCACGAGATCAGGAGCTATGTGGAGGAATATCAGCCCTTTGATAAAGCCGGCTCCTACGGCATCCAGCAGCGCATTGGGCTGATCGGCATCGAGCGCATCAATGGTTCGTACACTAATGTGGTAGGCTTGCCTACCGAGAAGGTGTATCAGCAGTTGAGTCGTCTGAATCAGAATTAACAGAATTTGAAAATTTTCAGAATTGTAGAGACGCGATACTTCGCGCCTCCCATAGGCAATCATAGATGCTGATCCGTTGCTGAAAGCTGCTGCGTATCAAACGCAAATCGCAAAGTATTGCGTTACTACCTAAAGCCCCCGCCAAATTTTTCAATCCTGTTCTAAGCGCTACAGCTTTTTTACGTTATTTTTCCTGTTGATATCAGGCAGGGCATTATCCGGGTCCACAGTAACACTTTCAACTTCTTTTGGTGATGACAGGATAAAGGTTGCTACCTTCTGCTGCAGCCAGGTTTCTACCG
It encodes the following:
- a CDS encoding peptidase dimerization domain protein, with translation MQIIKQYIEENKQRLLDELFELLRFPSVSADPKYKADVLNAADFVAKKLVDAGAEKVEVCQTAGYPIVYGEKIIDASLPTVLVYGHYDVQPADPLELWKTPPFEPTIRDGKIYARGACDDKGQFYMHVKAFELMMQTDTLPCNIKFMIEGEEEVGSNNLGIFVKEHKQRLKADVVLISDTSMISMEHPSLETGLRGLSYLEVEVTGPNRDLHSGVYGGAVANPATILAKMIASLHDEDNHITIPGFYHDVQELTETERAELNAAPYDEAAYKTDLDIAEVWGEKGYTTFERTGTRPTLEVNGIWGGYIGEGAKTVLPSKASAKISMRLVPNQTSEKITQLFTDHFLSIAPKSVKVKVTPHHGGEPAVTPTDSIAYKAAQKAIAEAFGKQPIPTRGGGSIPIVALFEAELGLKTVLMGFGLDSDALHSPNEKYDIFNYYKGIETIPLFHKYFAELSK
- a CDS encoding oxidoreductase, whose amino-acid sequence is MRITLIGSGNVATHLAAALKNAGHRIVQVYSPNMHNAALLAYHVGATAVDSLADVSAETDLFIIAVKDDAIAELVPRLSAHQKLIVHTSGAVSLQTLLEFTTNAGIFYPLQTFSKTKELDFWQVPLCIEGADEQITKHLEELARTISNNVYRVSSAQRKVLHLAAVFACNFTNYLYGIAQGLLQENELSFDMLRPLIAETADKIKVHSPALVQTGPAIRNDEKTMQAHLQMLEGKAGLKKIYQLLSQDIIKNDNLGNGDK
- a CDS encoding ferredoxin, with product MNIFKLKINFEEKDHDTIELPIAEGESVLDVCLENGIDLQHNCGGVCGCSTCHVYVNKGMDSLQEISDKEEDFIDRAVNPRITSRLGCQCVVIDGDIEVTLPDQSDFMGH
- a CDS encoding FeS assembly protein IscX, with the translated sequence MTNDKFALPIQWNDYEDIAMSLYEKFGDDFSESKIYRIRFTELVDWVLSLPNFAGTREQSNEGHLEQIQSAWVYEWRDNQ
- a CDS encoding 3-deoxy-D-manno-octulosonate 8-phosphate phosphatase — translated: MESFLNKLKDITTFIFDVDGVLTDGSISVTETGIQSRAFNIKDGYALQLAVKSGYNVAAISGSRSKSALFRLNSLGINDVYLGAHTKTERFKIYVEEKSINPSNVLYMADDIPDLGVMKMVGLPVCPADACEEIKAVSAFVSPYAGGKGCVRDIIEKVMKIQGKWMNEQAYSW
- a CDS encoding septum formation inhibitor Maf, whose translation is MKNLKLILASKSPRRQELLKLMDIEFRVVLKEVDESYPEGLTPAEIALYIAVKKAEAFDEDVTDEVVLTADTIVAIDGLILGKPENADHAVEMLQRLSGKVHEVYTGVCLLHHHQYNKFYDRSEVFFRKLTDHEIRSYVEEYQPFDKAGSYGIQQRIGLIGIERINGSYTNVVGLPTEKVYQQLSRLNQN